In Actinoplanes sp. NBC_00393, a single genomic region encodes these proteins:
- a CDS encoding sugar phosphate isomerase/epimerase family protein: MPDNPIGVHALVWTGDTSPASVRHAVTQTAAAGFDLLELSLHDSLNLDVADARAALQEAGLQIACSRGLAFDADVSSDDPAVVKKGEQLLHDSLQITHGLGGTHFTGALYSALGKYSAPLTEAGRRNVVTVLSQLAKEARGLGMTLGLEICNRYETNVINTAHDALRLADDIGEDNVLIHLDTYHMNIEEDDFVRPVHEVGDRLGYVHIGENHRGYLGSGHLDFTSFFHALRDIRYTGPITFESFSSAVVMEGLSNDLAIWRNLWTDGADLARHAHAYISGQLTAYPS; this comes from the coding sequence ATGCCTGACAACCCCATCGGTGTGCACGCCCTCGTCTGGACCGGCGACACCTCCCCCGCCTCGGTCCGGCACGCCGTCACCCAGACCGCAGCCGCCGGCTTCGACCTGCTCGAGCTCTCCCTGCACGACTCGCTCAACCTGGACGTCGCCGACGCCCGGGCCGCCCTGCAGGAGGCCGGCCTCCAGATCGCCTGCTCTCGCGGGCTGGCCTTCGACGCCGACGTCTCCAGCGACGACCCCGCGGTGGTCAAGAAGGGTGAGCAACTGCTCCACGACTCCTTGCAGATCACCCACGGCCTCGGCGGCACCCACTTCACCGGCGCGCTCTACAGCGCCCTGGGCAAGTACTCCGCGCCGCTCACCGAGGCCGGACGGCGCAACGTGGTCACCGTGCTGTCCCAGCTCGCCAAGGAGGCGCGCGGGCTCGGCATGACGCTCGGCCTGGAGATCTGCAACCGCTACGAGACCAACGTCATCAACACCGCCCACGACGCGTTGCGGCTGGCCGACGACATCGGCGAGGACAACGTGCTGATCCACCTCGACACCTACCACATGAACATCGAGGAGGACGACTTCGTGCGGCCCGTGCACGAGGTCGGCGACCGGCTCGGCTACGTGCACATCGGCGAGAACCACCGCGGCTACCTCGGCTCCGGGCACCTCGACTTCACGTCGTTCTTCCACGCCCTGCGCGACATCCGCTACACCGGGCCGATCACCTTCGAATCGTTCTCGTCGGCCGTCGTCATGGAAGGACTCTCCAACGACCTGGCGATCTGGCGGAACCTGTGGACCGACGGGGCGGATCTGGCCCGGCACGCTCACGCGTACATCTCCGGACAGCTCACCGCGTACCCCTCATGA
- a CDS encoding ATP-binding cassette domain-containing protein, translating into MINVDNVSLSFGSVRALVDVSLEIKAGEITALVGDNGAGKSTLVRCISGIHRPHAGTISMDGEPLHFKSPEDAREAGIETVHQNLALVEDLTVWQNLFLNRELVHRIGPFAVLDKRGMQKQAREMVSTLAVNVPAVRNRIRRLSGGQRQAVAICRAAGFSSRLVIMDEPTAALGVQETARVEELILRLRDEGHAVLLISHNFAQVMRLSNQVWVMRAGRCVGGRRTDQTTGEEIVALITGALNA; encoded by the coding sequence ATGATCAACGTTGACAACGTCTCGCTGTCGTTCGGCAGCGTCCGCGCCCTGGTCGACGTCTCGCTGGAGATCAAGGCCGGCGAGATCACTGCGCTGGTCGGCGACAACGGCGCCGGCAAGTCCACCCTGGTCCGCTGCATCAGCGGCATCCATCGCCCGCACGCCGGCACCATCTCGATGGACGGCGAGCCGCTGCACTTCAAGTCACCCGAGGACGCCCGCGAGGCCGGGATCGAGACCGTCCACCAGAACCTGGCGCTGGTCGAGGACCTGACCGTGTGGCAGAACCTGTTCCTCAACCGGGAGCTCGTGCACCGCATCGGGCCGTTCGCCGTCCTCGACAAGCGCGGCATGCAGAAACAGGCCCGCGAGATGGTCTCCACGCTCGCCGTCAACGTGCCGGCCGTGCGCAACCGGATCCGGCGGCTCTCCGGCGGGCAGCGGCAGGCCGTCGCCATCTGCCGGGCGGCCGGGTTCAGCTCCCGCCTGGTGATCATGGACGAGCCGACCGCGGCGCTCGGTGTGCAGGAGACCGCCCGGGTCGAGGAACTCATCCTGCGGCTGCGCGACGAAGGGCACGCCGTCCTGCTGATCAGTCACAACTTCGCGCAGGTCATGCGCCTATCCAACCAGGTGTGGGTGATGCGCGCCGGCCGCTGCGTCGGCGGCCGCCGCACCGATCAGACCACCGGCGAGGAGATCGTCGCCCTCATCACAGGAGCCCTGAATGCCTGA
- a CDS encoding ABC transporter permease, translating into MTATAVKPAGQSWTHRLTDLGFWAEWAAAVGLVLLVVVFQILNPTFLSTGNIASMLVAAAILVVLALGQTFVVATGGIDLSVASVMTLGAVVFGQTYTAGWGVLGSGLAAVVAAGAAGLINGSIIAKGKITDFIVTLGMLSAASGAALILADGKPVTIVNTFLLKLATGGIGIFGWPVIIAAVLAVAAHGLLFWTRFGTHVLATGGSAEAATATGISTARIKIAVYTIAGLLAGVGAILLIARVGAAEPASNTSFLLNSVAAVVLGGVSLLGGRATILGPVIGALLLTALTNGLTLLGVSQFYQPLAVGFVVVLAALLTRFQK; encoded by the coding sequence ATGACCGCCACCGCCGTCAAGCCTGCCGGACAATCCTGGACACATCGCCTCACCGACCTCGGCTTCTGGGCCGAGTGGGCCGCCGCCGTCGGCCTGGTGCTGCTGGTCGTCGTCTTCCAGATCCTCAATCCGACCTTCCTGAGCACCGGCAACATCGCCTCGATGCTGGTCGCCGCCGCGATCCTGGTGGTCCTGGCGCTCGGTCAGACCTTCGTCGTCGCCACCGGCGGCATCGACCTGTCGGTCGCCTCGGTGATGACCCTCGGCGCGGTCGTGTTCGGGCAGACGTACACCGCCGGCTGGGGCGTGCTCGGCTCTGGCCTGGCCGCCGTCGTCGCGGCCGGCGCCGCCGGCCTGATAAACGGCTCGATCATCGCCAAGGGCAAGATCACCGACTTCATCGTCACCCTCGGCATGCTGTCAGCCGCGTCCGGCGCCGCCCTGATCCTGGCCGACGGCAAGCCGGTCACCATCGTCAACACCTTCCTGCTCAAGCTGGCCACCGGCGGGATCGGCATCTTCGGCTGGCCGGTCATCATCGCCGCGGTGCTCGCGGTCGCCGCGCACGGGCTGCTGTTCTGGACCCGGTTCGGCACCCATGTGCTGGCCACCGGTGGTTCCGCCGAAGCGGCCACCGCGACCGGCATCAGCACCGCCCGCATCAAGATCGCCGTCTACACGATCGCCGGCCTGCTCGCCGGGGTCGGCGCCATCCTGCTGATCGCCCGGGTCGGCGCGGCCGAACCCGCCTCCAACACGTCGTTCCTGCTCAACTCGGTCGCCGCGGTCGTCCTCGGCGGCGTCAGCCTGCTCGGCGGGCGGGCCACCATCCTCGGCCCGGTGATCGGCGCGCTGCTGCTCACCGCCCTCACCAACGGGCTCACCCTGCTCGGCGTCTCGCAGTTCTACCAGCCCCTCGCCGTGGGCTTCGTCGTCGTCCTGGCCGCACTCTTGACGAGGTTCCAGAAATGA
- a CDS encoding substrate-binding domain-containing protein, whose translation MPRTALRRGVAAGATVAALALITACNSADDGSSGAAGNPKVAAVIKGLDNPFFQTMESGINDQAKASGTEVTVQAATSITDTTGQADKLTGLAGQDYGCYIVNPISGTNLIQGMAQLAAQKKTIVNIDSPVDAEAAKAANATPATYIGTNNVSAGEKAGEQMLKLVPEGNVAAIGGIAGDVTSGARIEGFTKATTGKLTLVQTVAANWERQEALTQATNILRAQPDLKGFFVANDDMGLGVSRAVATAGKTGQVKVISVDGIKDALEAVKAGQLDATVAQYPYAIGQMGMEACQAAAKGATLPPNVEAPVEVVTAENAEKALAATPKPFGEYADPFKSLVG comes from the coding sequence ATGCCACGCACCGCGTTGCGCCGGGGCGTCGCCGCCGGCGCCACCGTCGCCGCCCTCGCCCTGATCACCGCCTGCAACTCCGCCGATGACGGCAGCTCCGGCGCCGCCGGCAACCCCAAGGTCGCGGCAGTCATCAAGGGCCTCGACAACCCGTTCTTCCAGACCATGGAGAGCGGCATCAACGACCAGGCCAAGGCCTCCGGGACCGAAGTCACCGTGCAGGCCGCCACCTCGATCACCGACACCACCGGGCAGGCCGACAAGCTGACCGGGCTGGCCGGGCAGGACTACGGGTGCTACATCGTCAACCCGATCTCCGGCACCAACCTGATCCAGGGCATGGCCCAGCTCGCCGCCCAGAAGAAGACGATCGTCAACATCGACAGCCCGGTCGACGCGGAAGCTGCCAAGGCCGCCAACGCGACGCCCGCGACGTACATCGGCACCAACAACGTCTCCGCCGGGGAGAAAGCCGGCGAGCAGATGCTGAAGCTGGTGCCCGAGGGCAACGTGGCCGCGATCGGCGGCATCGCCGGTGACGTCACCTCCGGCGCCCGCATCGAGGGCTTCACCAAGGCCACCACCGGCAAGCTGACCCTGGTCCAGACCGTCGCGGCGAACTGGGAGCGGCAGGAAGCCCTCACCCAGGCCACCAACATCCTGCGCGCCCAGCCGGATCTGAAGGGCTTCTTCGTCGCCAACGACGACATGGGTCTCGGCGTGTCCCGGGCGGTCGCGACTGCCGGGAAGACCGGGCAGGTCAAGGTGATCAGCGTCGACGGCATCAAGGACGCGCTGGAAGCGGTCAAGGCCGGGCAGCTGGACGCGACCGTGGCGCAGTACCCGTACGCGATCGGGCAGATGGGCATGGAGGCCTGCCAGGCCGCCGCCAAGGGCGCCACCCTGCCGCCCAACGTGGAGGCGCCGGTCGAGGTGGTCACCGCGGAGAACGCGGAGAAGGCGCTGGCCGCCACCCCGAAGCCGTTCGGTGAGTACGCCGACCCGTTCAAGTCGCTGGTGGGCTGA
- a CDS encoding ROK family protein, with protein sequence MSTTASPLAVAGLGDVLQLFRTEPTLTRADVIALTGLSRSTVNQRLDALLAAALVVPSGEGAPTGGRPASRFAFNSDRGVLLVADVGATGMRTALCNLRGEVRHEREQPIDVASGPEPVLTAVDEAFRALLAEAGRSAGDVHGIGIDVPGPVDFDSGQVVSPPIMSGWDRYDIRAWFAGRYDCPVLVDKDVNAMAVGEHRSVYPEVRQLLVVKVGTGVGAGMIIDGEVFRGADGAAGDIGHIQLAVGDTDSEPVCRCGNTGCVEAYAGGWALVRDLEVSGVQEALALIRTGDLDAVRLARRAGRILGHAIADAVSLLNPSVVVIGGQLAQIEEQLFAGIREMVYRRSLPLATRRLTIVATTLGPRSGLVGMALLLVDSIFAAHRIDSLIARQG encoded by the coding sequence GTGTCCACGACCGCGTCGCCACTCGCCGTCGCCGGTCTCGGCGACGTGCTCCAGCTCTTCCGCACCGAGCCGACCCTGACCCGCGCCGACGTCATAGCCCTGACCGGCCTGTCCCGCTCGACCGTCAACCAGCGGCTCGACGCGCTGCTCGCCGCGGCGCTCGTCGTGCCCAGCGGCGAGGGCGCCCCTACCGGAGGACGCCCGGCCAGCCGGTTCGCCTTCAACAGCGACCGTGGTGTGCTGCTGGTCGCCGACGTGGGCGCGACCGGGATGCGGACCGCCCTGTGCAACCTGCGCGGCGAGGTCCGGCACGAGCGGGAGCAGCCCATCGACGTGGCCAGCGGGCCGGAGCCGGTGCTCACCGCGGTCGACGAGGCGTTCCGGGCGCTGCTGGCCGAGGCCGGGCGGTCCGCGGGCGACGTGCACGGCATCGGCATCGACGTGCCCGGGCCGGTCGACTTCGACAGCGGGCAGGTGGTGAGCCCGCCGATAATGAGCGGCTGGGACAGGTACGACATCCGCGCCTGGTTCGCCGGCCGCTACGACTGCCCGGTGCTGGTCGACAAGGACGTCAACGCGATGGCCGTCGGGGAGCATCGCAGTGTCTACCCGGAGGTGCGGCAGTTACTCGTGGTCAAGGTGGGCACCGGTGTGGGTGCTGGGATGATCATCGACGGCGAGGTGTTCCGGGGCGCCGACGGCGCGGCCGGCGACATCGGGCACATTCAGCTCGCCGTCGGCGACACCGACAGCGAGCCGGTCTGCCGCTGCGGCAACACCGGGTGCGTGGAGGCGTACGCGGGTGGGTGGGCCCTGGTCCGTGACCTTGAGGTCTCCGGAGTCCAGGAGGCTCTGGCGCTGATCCGGACCGGTGACCTCGACGCGGTCCGGCTGGCCCGGCGTGCCGGGCGCATCCTCGGCCACGCCATCGCCGACGCGGTCAGCCTGCTCAACCCCAGCGTCGTGGTGATCGGGGGGCAGCTCGCCCAGATCGAGGAGCAGCTGTTCGCCGGCATCCGCGAGATGGTCTACCGCCGTTCCCTGCCGCTGGCCACCCGGCGCCTGACCATCGTGGCCACCACCCTCGGCCCGCGTTCCGGCCTGGTCGGCATGGCGCTGTTGCTGGTCGACAGCATCTTCGCGGCGCATCGCATCGACAGTCTGATCGCTCGGCAAGGTTGA
- a CDS encoding zinc-dependent alcohol dehydrogenase: protein MRALTWQGTAKVSVETVPDPRIQEPTDAIVRITSTAICGSDLHLYDVLGMYIDQGDILGHEPMGIVEEVGAEVTHIKPGDRVVIPFNISCGHCWMCTRGYFAQCETTQNVDQGKGASLFGYTKLYGQVPGGQAQYLRVPQAQFGPIKVPDHHPDERFLFLSDVLTTSWQAAKWADIEPGSTVFVTGLGPIGQMSARIARHLGAGRVIASDSVPERLEMARRNGIEVLNDSEVDVPAAVLDLTSGRGADSVIESVGMEAHGSPIQAAAVKAAGMLPDKLARKAVETAGIDRLAALNTAFAAVRRAGTVSIIGVYGGNADPIPMMDLFDKGVTLRMGQAHVKRWVDDIMPLLTGDDDPLGVDDLVTHQLPLEEAPHAYEIFKHKEDGCIKVVLKP from the coding sequence ATGCGAGCTTTGACATGGCAGGGCACGGCGAAGGTCTCCGTCGAGACCGTGCCCGATCCCCGGATACAGGAACCGACCGACGCCATCGTGCGGATCACCTCGACCGCGATCTGCGGCTCCGACCTGCACCTCTACGACGTGCTCGGGATGTACATCGACCAGGGCGACATCCTCGGTCACGAGCCGATGGGCATCGTCGAGGAGGTCGGCGCCGAGGTCACCCACATCAAGCCCGGCGATCGGGTGGTGATCCCGTTCAACATCTCCTGCGGGCACTGCTGGATGTGCACCCGCGGTTACTTCGCCCAGTGCGAAACCACCCAGAACGTCGACCAGGGCAAGGGTGCTTCCCTGTTCGGCTACACCAAGCTCTACGGTCAGGTGCCCGGCGGCCAGGCGCAGTACCTGCGGGTGCCGCAGGCCCAGTTCGGCCCGATCAAGGTGCCCGACCACCACCCCGACGAGCGCTTCCTGTTCCTCTCCGACGTGCTCACCACGTCGTGGCAGGCCGCCAAGTGGGCCGACATCGAGCCCGGCAGCACCGTCTTCGTCACCGGCCTCGGCCCGATCGGCCAGATGAGCGCCCGCATCGCGCGCCACCTCGGCGCCGGCCGGGTGATCGCCTCGGACAGCGTGCCGGAACGCCTGGAGATGGCCCGCCGCAACGGCATCGAGGTGCTGAACGACTCCGAGGTGGACGTGCCCGCCGCGGTCCTGGACCTGACCTCCGGCCGGGGCGCGGACAGCGTCATCGAGTCGGTCGGCATGGAGGCGCACGGTTCGCCGATCCAGGCGGCCGCGGTCAAGGCGGCCGGCATGCTGCCGGACAAGCTTGCCCGCAAGGCGGTCGAGACCGCCGGGATCGACCGGCTGGCCGCGCTCAACACGGCCTTCGCCGCGGTCCGCCGGGCCGGCACGGTGTCGATCATCGGGGTGTACGGCGGGAACGCCGACCCGATCCCGATGATGGACCTGTTCGACAAGGGTGTGACCCTGCGGATGGGCCAGGCGCACGTGAAGCGCTGGGTCGACGACATCATGCCGCTGCTCACCGGCGACGACGACCCGCTCGGCGTGGACGACCTGGTCACCCACCAGCTGCCGCTGGAGGAGGCGCCGCACGCCTACGAGATCTTCAAGCACAAGGAGGACGGCTGCATCAAGGTGGTCCTCAAGCCGTAG
- a CDS encoding winged helix-turn-helix transcriptional regulator has protein sequence MGRRGPYICGIDAGMDVVTGKWKSLILWELDNYRTRRFGELRRALPGVSEKMLVQHLREMEEDGLVHREIYREVPPRVEYSLTPDGVSLNEALGALGAWGEQRVKRLAAEGTLVEVAPPTA, from the coding sequence ATGGGCAGGCGCGGGCCGTACATCTGTGGGATCGACGCCGGGATGGACGTGGTCACCGGCAAGTGGAAGTCGCTGATCCTCTGGGAGCTGGACAACTACCGGACCCGGCGCTTCGGGGAGCTGCGCCGGGCGCTGCCAGGGGTCAGCGAGAAGATGCTGGTCCAGCACCTGCGCGAGATGGAGGAGGACGGGCTCGTCCACCGCGAGATCTACCGGGAGGTGCCGCCCCGGGTGGAGTATTCGTTGACGCCGGACGGCGTCTCGCTCAACGAGGCCCTCGGCGCGCTCGGCGCCTGGGGCGAGCAGCGGGTCAAGCGCCTGGCTGCCGAGGGCACTCTCGTCGAGGTGGCGCCGCCTACGGCTTGA